A single region of the Ficedula albicollis isolate OC2 chromosome 11, FicAlb1.5, whole genome shotgun sequence genome encodes:
- the RANBP10 gene encoding ran-binding protein 10 isoform X2: MREWRAKIQSTIKRFPIGDRLGEWQAMLQNMVSSYLVHHGYCSTATAFARVTDTTIQEEQTSIKNRQRIQKLVLAGRVGEAIEATQQLYPGLLEHNPNLLFMLKCRQFVEMVNGTDSEVRCFSARSPRSQDSYPGSPSSSPRHGSSNSHLHSAGADSPTCSNGVMSTKSKQSHSKYPTLSSSSSSSSSSSPSSVNYSESNSTDSTKSQQHSSTSNQETSDSEMEMEAEHYPNGVLENSSTRIVNGTYKHEEILQTDESSMEDSCPQRQLCGGNHAATERMIQFGRELQILSEQLCREYGKNTMHKKMLQDAFSLLAYSDPWNCPVGQQLDPIQREPVCAALNSAILESQNLPKQPPLMLALGQASECLRLMARVGLGSCSFARVDDYLH, translated from the exons ATGAGGGAGTGGAGGGCGAAGATCCAGAGCACCATTAAGCGCTTTCCCAtaggagacaggctgggagagtgGCAAGCCATGCTGCAAAA tATGGTTTCATCGTATTTGGTTCACCATGGCTACTGTTCAACAGCAACTGCCTTTGCCAGAGTCACAGACACCACAATCCAGGAAGAACAGACCTCAATAAAGAACAGACAAA gAATACAGAAACTAGTATTAGCAGGCAGAGTGGGAGAGGCTATAGAAGCCACCCAGCAGCTCTATCCTGGCCTCCTAGAACATAACCCCAACTTGCTCTTCATGTTAAA GTGCCGGCAGTTTGTGGAGATGGTGAACGGCACCGACAGCGAGGTGCGCTGCTTCAGCGCCCGCAGCCCCCGCTCCCAGGACAGCTACCCCGGCTCCCCCAGCTCCAGTCCCAGGCATGGATCCAGCAACTCACACCTTCACAGTGCTG GAGCAGATAGTCCAACTTGTAGCAATGGAGTCATGTccacaaaaagcaaacagagtCACAGTAAATACCCAACACTGAGTTCATCATCTTcgtcttcctcctcctcttccccttcatCTGTGAACTACTCTGAGTCCAATTCTACAGATTCTACCAAATCTCAGCAGCACAGTAGTACGAGTAATCAAGAAACCAG TGACAGTGAGATGGAAATGGAGGCTGAGCATTACCCCAACGGAGTCCTGGAAAATTCATCCACCAGGATAGTGAATGGCACCTACAAACATGAAGAGATCCTGCAGACAGATGAGTCCAGCATGG AAGACAGCTGCCcccagaggcagctctgtggaggGAACCACGCTGCCACAGAGAGAATGATCCAGTTTGGACGGGAGCTGCAGATCCTGAGcgagcagctttgcagagagTATGGGAAGAACACCATGcacaaaaaaatgcttcag GACGCCTTTAGCTTGTTAGCTTACTCAGACCCCTGGAACTGCCCTGTTGGCCAACAGCTGGACCCCATCCAGAGGGaacctgtgtgtgctgctctcAATAGTGCTATTTTGG aatcccagaacctGCCAAAGCAGCCGCCGCTGATGCTGGCGCTGGGCCAGGCCTCGGAGTGCCTGCGGCTGATGGCGCGcgtggggctgggctcctgctccttcGCCAGAGTCGACGATTATTTGCACTGA
- the CCL17 gene encoding C-C motif chemokine 17, with translation MLPARTVLLLTLLLTFSLHHATAHFAPVECCFKYAQKRIRHPQSYYETSKDCPKPAVVIVAGNGDEICADPKKDWVAKTIKRLQKKIVTPPTI, from the exons aTGCTCCCTGCAAGGACTGTCCTGCTGCTCACGCTGCTCCTCACCTTCTCCCTGCACCACGCCACAG CCCACTTTGCACCCGTGGAATGCTGCTTTAAATATGCACAGAAACGCATCCGACACCCTCAGAGCTACTACGAGACATCCAAGGACTGCCCCAAGCCTGCAGTTGT GATTGTGGCTGGCAATGGTGATGAGATTTGTGCTGACCCCAAGAAGGACTGGGTGGCCAAAACCATAAAACggcttcaaaagaaaatagtaaCTCCACCCACCATCTGA
- the LOC101806631 gene encoding C-C motif chemokine 14-like: MLTARTVLLLVLLLSLSPCSRAGPYSPSECCFGHMKRPVRLDNLLGFYSTPRECYSPAIVFETKKEDKVCANPEDKWVKRAVTELMKRKGLRVP; the protein is encoded by the exons ATGCTCACTGCAAGGACAGTCCTGCTGCTcgtgctgctcctcagcctctccccatGCTCCAGGGCAG GTCCTTACTCTCCATCTGAGTGCTGCTTTGGCCACATGAAGCGCCCTGTCCGCCTGGACAACCTGCTGGGCTTCTACTCAACTCCCAGGGAATGCTATTCCCCAGCAATTGT GTTTGAGACCAAGAAGGAAGACAAGGTCTGTGCAAACCCAGAGGACAAGTGGGTGAAGAGAGCAGTTACAGAGCTTATGAAAAGGAAAGGGCTTCGTGTCCCGTGA